In Burkholderia sp. GAS332, one DNA window encodes the following:
- a CDS encoding glycine dehydrogenase produces the protein MKLEHPDRLMNRTPLSLAALEVHDAFAERHIGPDSADQHAMLEALGFASRAALIDAVIPKTIRRTETLPLGPFAQPKSEAEALAALRELADKNQVFRSYIGQGYYNAHTPTVILRNVLENPAWYTAYTPYQPEISQGRLEALLNFQQMIVDLTGLAISNASLLDEATAAAEAMTLLQRVGKPKSNVFYVADDVLPQTIEVVKTRATPVGIEVKVGPAAEAANANAFGVLLQYPGVNGDVRDYRALADAIHAAGGHVVVAADLLALTVLTPPGEWGADVAVGNTQRFGVPVGFGGPHAAYLAVRDEFKRQMPGRLVGVTVDAQGNPALRLALQTREQHIRREKATSNVCTAQALLAIMASMYAVYHGPHGLKTIALRVNRIAALLAAGAKKLGYTLVNDTFFDTLTFETGARTQALHDAATAKRINLRRVSDTRVGISIDETTKRSDLADLLAAFAQAAFVDEVPQIDALDAELPAENSVPAALERTSAYLTHHVFNRHHSETEMLRYLRSLSDKDLALDRSMIPLGSCTMKLNATSEMLPVTWPEFGQIHPFAPAEQTVGYREMIDQLEQMLVAATGYAAVSLQPNAGSQGEYAGLLIIHAYHASRGEGHRNVCLIPASAHGTNPASAQMAGMQVVVVACDAQGNVDIADLQKKADQYADKLAAIMITYPSTHGVFESNVREICEIVHAHGGQVYVDGANMNAMVGLCAPGQFGGDVSHLNLHKTFCIPHGGGGPGVGPVAVGAHLAQFLPNQISSGYERTPNGIGAVSGAPYGSASILPISWMYIAMMGAKNLTAATETAILNANYVANKLAPHYPVLYSGPGGLVAHECILDLRPIKETSGISVDDVAKRLADYGFHAPTMSFPVPGTLMVEPTESESKEELDRFIEAMIAIREEIRAVEEGRSDREDNPLKHAPHTAAVVIANDWKHAYARETAAYPLPTLIAKKYWPPVGRADNVYGDRNLFCSCVPIADYE, from the coding sequence ATGAAGCTCGAACACCCGGATCGTCTGATGAACCGCACTCCTCTCTCGCTCGCCGCGCTCGAAGTGCATGATGCCTTCGCTGAACGGCACATCGGCCCGGATTCGGCCGACCAGCATGCGATGCTCGAAGCCCTCGGCTTTGCGTCGCGCGCCGCGCTGATCGACGCCGTCATTCCGAAGACGATCCGCCGCACCGAAACGCTGCCGCTCGGCCCCTTCGCCCAGCCGAAGAGCGAAGCCGAAGCGCTCGCCGCGCTGCGTGAACTGGCGGACAAGAATCAGGTGTTCCGCTCATACATCGGGCAGGGTTATTACAACGCGCACACCCCGACGGTGATCCTGCGTAACGTGCTGGAAAATCCGGCGTGGTACACCGCGTACACGCCGTATCAGCCGGAAATCTCGCAAGGCCGTCTCGAAGCGCTGCTGAACTTCCAGCAGATGATCGTCGACCTCACCGGTCTGGCGATCTCGAACGCCTCGCTGCTCGACGAAGCGACCGCTGCCGCCGAAGCAATGACGCTGCTGCAACGCGTCGGCAAGCCGAAGTCGAACGTGTTCTACGTCGCCGACGACGTGCTGCCGCAAACCATCGAAGTAGTGAAGACGCGGGCCACGCCGGTCGGCATCGAAGTGAAAGTCGGCCCGGCAGCGGAGGCGGCGAACGCGAATGCGTTCGGCGTGCTGCTGCAATACCCGGGCGTGAACGGCGATGTGCGCGACTACCGCGCACTGGCCGACGCGATCCACGCAGCGGGCGGCCACGTGGTGGTCGCCGCCGATCTGCTCGCGCTGACCGTGCTCACGCCGCCGGGCGAATGGGGCGCGGACGTGGCCGTCGGCAACACGCAGCGTTTCGGCGTGCCGGTTGGTTTCGGCGGCCCGCACGCGGCTTACCTCGCTGTGCGCGACGAATTCAAGCGTCAGATGCCGGGCCGTCTGGTCGGCGTGACGGTCGATGCACAAGGCAATCCGGCGTTGCGTCTGGCTCTGCAAACGCGCGAACAACATATCCGCCGCGAAAAGGCGACCTCGAACGTGTGTACCGCGCAAGCGCTGCTCGCGATCATGGCCAGCATGTACGCCGTCTATCACGGTCCGCACGGTCTGAAGACGATCGCACTGCGCGTGAACCGTATCGCGGCGCTGCTCGCAGCCGGCGCGAAGAAACTCGGTTACACGCTCGTCAACGACACCTTCTTCGACACGCTCACGTTCGAAACCGGCGCACGCACCCAGGCGCTGCACGATGCGGCGACGGCCAAACGCATCAATCTGCGCCGCGTGAGCGACACGCGCGTCGGCATCTCGATCGACGAAACCACCAAGCGCAGCGACCTGGCCGATCTGCTCGCGGCATTTGCGCAAGCGGCATTTGTCGACGAAGTCCCGCAAATCGACGCTCTCGACGCAGAACTCCCCGCCGAAAACAGCGTGCCCGCCGCGCTCGAACGCACCAGCGCGTACCTCACGCACCACGTGTTCAACCGCCACCATTCGGAAACGGAAATGCTGCGCTACCTGCGCAGCCTCTCCGACAAGGATCTGGCGCTCGACCGCTCGATGATCCCGCTCGGCTCCTGCACGATGAAGCTGAACGCGACCTCGGAAATGCTGCCGGTCACGTGGCCCGAATTCGGTCAGATTCACCCGTTTGCTCCGGCTGAGCAAACGGTCGGCTACCGCGAAATGATCGATCAGCTCGAACAGATGCTGGTCGCGGCCACCGGCTACGCAGCCGTGTCGCTGCAGCCGAATGCCGGCTCGCAAGGTGAGTACGCGGGTCTCTTGATCATTCACGCGTACCACGCATCGCGCGGCGAAGGCCACCGCAATGTCTGCCTGATTCCCGCTTCGGCGCACGGCACGAACCCGGCGTCGGCGCAAATGGCCGGCATGCAGGTCGTTGTCGTCGCTTGCGACGCGCAAGGCAACGTCGATATCGCCGACTTGCAGAAGAAGGCCGATCAGTACGCCGACAAGCTCGCGGCGATCATGATCACGTACCCGTCCACACACGGCGTGTTCGAATCGAACGTCCGCGAAATCTGCGAGATCGTGCACGCGCACGGCGGCCAGGTTTATGTGGACGGCGCGAACATGAACGCGATGGTCGGTCTGTGTGCGCCGGGCCAGTTCGGCGGCGACGTCTCGCACCTGAATCTGCACAAGACCTTCTGCATTCCGCACGGCGGCGGCGGACCGGGCGTCGGTCCGGTCGCGGTCGGCGCGCATCTCGCGCAATTCCTGCCGAATCAGATTTCGTCGGGCTATGAGCGCACGCCGAACGGTATCGGCGCCGTGTCGGGCGCACCGTACGGTTCCGCGTCGATCCTGCCGATTTCGTGGATGTACATCGCGATGATGGGCGCGAAGAACCTTACGGCCGCCACTGAAACCGCGATTCTCAACGCGAACTACGTCGCGAACAAACTCGCGCCGCATTACCCGGTGCTCTATTCGGGCCCGGGCGGACTGGTCGCGCACGAGTGCATTCTCGATCTGCGTCCGATCAAGGAAACCAGCGGCATCAGCGTCGACGACGTCGCCAAGCGTCTCGCCGACTACGGTTTCCACGCACCGACCATGAGCTTCCCGGTGCCGGGCACGCTGATGGTCGAGCCGACCGAATCGGAGTCGAAGGAAGAACTCGACCGTTTCATCGAGGCGATGATCGCGATCCGCGAGGAAATTCGCGCGGTGGAAGAAGGCCGCTCGGATCGCGAAGACAATCCGCTGAAGCACGCGCCGCATACGGCGGCGGTGGTCATCGCCAACGACTGGAAACATGCGTATGCGCGCGAAACCGCCGCGTATCCGCTGCCCACGCTGATCGCGAAAAAGTACTGGCCGCCGGTCGGCCGTGCGGACAACGTGTACGGCGACCGCAATCTGTTCTGTTCCTGCGTGCCGATCGCCGACTACGAGTAA
- a CDS encoding glycine cleavage system H protein, translating into MSIPADLKYTESHEWVRTEADGTLTVGITDHAQEALGDIVFFEVQELGKTVDAGDTVAVIESVKAASDIYAPVAGEIIEANPAVADTPDGVNSAPYENWLFKIKPAAGASLDRLIDADAYSKAIGA; encoded by the coding sequence ATGAGCATCCCGGCCGATCTGAAATACACCGAATCGCACGAGTGGGTCCGCACCGAAGCGGACGGCACGCTGACGGTCGGCATCACCGACCACGCGCAGGAAGCGCTCGGCGACATCGTCTTCTTCGAAGTCCAGGAACTGGGCAAGACCGTCGACGCTGGCGACACCGTCGCCGTGATCGAATCGGTGAAAGCCGCTTCCGATATCTACGCACCGGTTGCGGGCGAAATCATCGAAGCGAACCCGGCCGTCGCCGACACGCCGGATGGCGTCAACAGCGCACCGTACGAGAACTGGCTCTTCAAGATCAAGCCGGCTGCGGGCGCATCGCTCGACCGCCTGATCGACGCGGACGCGTACTCGAAGGCGATCGGCGCCTGA
- a CDS encoding aminomethyltransferase, with protein sequence MTELKHTPLNATHRALNARMVDFGGWDMPVNYGSQIDEHRAVRTDAGMFDVSHMCVVDFTGERVRAFFEHALANNVGKLQTPGRALYSCLLNPNGGVIDDLIVYYFSETHFRLVVNAGTAEKDVAWFSKLNAEGSYGVTITPRRDLAIVAVQGPNARNKVWQVAPSSRTSTELLKPFNAAIVDNTPFGELMIARTGYTGEDGFEIVLPATSVCEFWDALVRQGVRPAGLGARDTLRLEAGMNLYGQDMDDNVSPLDAGLAWTVDLTSPRDFVGKSRLEADGSQAAFVGLILLKENGKAAGVLRAHQKVVTPQGEGEITSGTFSPTMQESIAFARVPKGVQPGDTVHVQIRDKNVPASVVKLPFVRNGKVLAV encoded by the coding sequence ATGACCGAACTCAAACACACCCCGCTCAACGCCACCCATCGTGCGCTTAACGCCCGCATGGTCGATTTCGGCGGCTGGGACATGCCCGTCAACTACGGCTCGCAGATCGACGAACACCGCGCCGTGCGCACCGACGCCGGCATGTTCGACGTCTCGCACATGTGCGTCGTCGATTTCACCGGCGAACGCGTGCGCGCCTTCTTCGAACATGCGCTTGCCAACAATGTCGGCAAGCTGCAAACGCCGGGCCGCGCGCTCTATTCCTGTCTGCTGAACCCGAATGGCGGCGTGATCGACGATCTGATCGTTTATTACTTCAGCGAGACGCACTTCCGCCTGGTCGTCAACGCCGGCACCGCCGAGAAAGACGTCGCCTGGTTCAGCAAGCTCAACGCCGAAGGCAGCTACGGCGTGACCATCACGCCGCGCCGCGATCTGGCGATCGTCGCCGTGCAGGGCCCGAACGCCCGCAATAAGGTCTGGCAAGTCGCGCCGTCCAGCCGCACCTCGACCGAACTCCTTAAGCCGTTTAACGCCGCGATCGTCGACAACACGCCGTTTGGCGAATTGATGATTGCCCGCACCGGCTACACCGGCGAAGACGGCTTCGAAATCGTCCTGCCCGCCACGTCCGTCTGCGAGTTCTGGGACGCCTTGGTGCGTCAAGGCGTACGCCCTGCCGGTCTCGGCGCGCGCGACACGCTGCGTCTCGAAGCCGGCATGAACCTGTACGGCCAGGATATGGACGACAACGTCTCGCCGCTCGACGCCGGCCTCGCCTGGACCGTCGATCTGACCTCGCCGCGCGACTTCGTCGGCAAAAGCAGGCTCGAAGCCGATGGCTCACAGGCCGCGTTCGTCGGTCTGATCCTGCTGAAGGAAAACGGCAAGGCGGCAGGCGTGCTGCGTGCTCACCAGAAAGTCGTCACGCCGCAGGGCGAAGGCGAAATCACCAGCGGCACTTTTTCCCCCACGATGCAGGAATCGATCGCCTTCGCGCGCGTGCCGAAAGGCGTGCAGCCGGGCGACACCGTTCACGTCCAGATTCGTGACAAAAACGTACCCGCAAGCGTGGTAAAACTGCCGTTCGTGCGCAACGGCAAGGTGCTCGCGGTTTAA
- a CDS encoding Predicted dehydrogenase, which translates to MSASLKIGLMGYGFAGATFHAPVIEHCGRASIAAIATSQPEHALADYPHAKVVADLDALLALEEVECVVIATPNDTHFDLARRTLEAGKHVVVDKPVTLTAADAHTLANIALARGKRFVPFHNRRWDGDFLTVRDLLASRELGRITQYESHFDRFRPEVRQRWREEASRGGGLLLDLGPHLIDQALALFGAPQTVSATVRTHRDQASAPDYVHIQLGYGEFEVVLHASALTALVAPRFAIHGTQGSYVKYGLDTQEDQLKAGLRPGDEGFGAGNTAGVLRVIEGDQEVERAVPTRNGDYVGFYIALADTIQNGVKFPVSAQDAVDVMTIIELAARSSEEGVRLPFERIR; encoded by the coding sequence ATGTCCGCATCGCTGAAGATTGGATTGATGGGTTACGGTTTTGCTGGCGCGACCTTTCATGCGCCGGTGATCGAGCACTGCGGGCGAGCGAGCATCGCGGCCATCGCGACGAGTCAGCCCGAGCACGCGCTGGCCGATTACCCGCACGCGAAGGTGGTGGCCGATCTCGACGCGCTGCTGGCGCTCGAAGAAGTCGAGTGCGTCGTGATCGCGACGCCCAATGACACGCACTTCGACCTGGCGCGCCGCACCCTGGAAGCGGGCAAGCACGTGGTGGTCGACAAGCCCGTCACACTGACCGCCGCTGACGCTCACACGCTCGCCAACATTGCACTCGCCCGGGGCAAGCGGTTCGTGCCCTTTCATAACCGCCGCTGGGACGGTGACTTTCTGACCGTGCGGGATCTGCTGGCCAGCAGAGAGCTGGGGCGCATCACGCAATACGAATCGCATTTCGACCGTTTCCGCCCGGAAGTTCGGCAGCGCTGGCGCGAGGAGGCTTCGCGCGGTGGTGGTCTGCTGCTCGACCTTGGACCGCACCTGATCGATCAGGCGTTGGCGTTGTTCGGCGCACCGCAGACGGTATCCGCGACCGTTCGGACACATCGCGACCAGGCCAGCGCGCCGGACTACGTGCATATTCAACTGGGATACGGCGAGTTCGAGGTGGTGCTGCATGCCAGCGCGTTGACTGCGCTGGTCGCGCCGAGGTTTGCGATCCACGGCACCCAGGGGAGCTACGTGAAATACGGGCTCGATACGCAGGAAGATCAGTTGAAAGCGGGCTTGCGGCCTGGCGACGAGGGGTTCGGCGCCGGCAATACGGCGGGGGTACTGCGCGTGATCGAAGGCGATCAAGAAGTCGAGCGGGCGGTACCTACGCGTAACGGGGACTATGTTGGCTTTTATATTGCCTTGGCGGACACCATTCAGAATGGCGTGAAATTCCCGGTTAGCGCTCAGGATGCGGTCGACGTGATGACGATTATCGAGCTTGCTGCCCGGAGCTCCGAGGAAGGCGTCCGGCTGCCGTTCGAGCGTATTCGCTGA
- a CDS encoding ATP-dependent DNA helicase Rep, which produces MAVCQGVGRSRLLRRPAPALSRGGERRHQPGHPSLASVAAIRVNIAPLVRERSEPERPRCYASCLFQSPAPRSMPRAFGLAISHPSALNRITHPQTMSAGLNPAQNEAVRYLDGPCLVLAGAGSGKTRVITQKIAHLIEAKGFEPRHIAAVTFTNKAALEMRERVGKLLEGKTLTTPGKEGRKVPVNQLTVCTFHSLGVQILRQEAEHVGLKPQFSIMDSDDCFGMIQEQVGSTDKGFIRKIQSIISLWKNGMVMPEQAIAIAANEDEHQAAIVYRNYVATLHAYQAVDFDDLIRLPAELFEKNEQVRDRWQNKLRYLLIDEYQDTNACQYELVKLLAGKRAAFTAVGDDDQAIYGWRGATLENLGQLSKDFPKLHLIKLEQNYRSTVRILTAANNVIANNPKLFEKKLWSEHGMGDTITVTPCNDEEHEAESVVFRLSAHKFERRANFRDYAILYRGNFQARIFEQVLRRERIPYVLSGGQSFFDKAEIKDICAYLRLIANANDDPAFIRAITTPRRGVGNTTLEALGSFAGQAKVSLFEAVYMGGIEARLSPRQIEPMRVFCDFMQRLTDRAEKDAAGTLLDELMDAIHYEAYLYDAFDERQAQSKWQNVLEFMEWLKRKGTKAEPAGSEKSEATGYDTADGLGDTGKSLLGLIQTVALMSMLEGREEDPDAVRLSTVHASKGLEYPHVFLVGVEEGIMPHRGGPDDEPIDDARIEEERRLMYVAITRAQRSLHLNWCKKRKRARETVVCEPSRFIPEMLLDDAPPPTPEEAPMSPKDRLASLKALLQKP; this is translated from the coding sequence GTGGCAGTCTGTCAGGGTGTCGGACGCAGCCGTTTGTTGAGACGACCCGCGCCGGCCCTGTCGCGCGGCGGCGAGCGGCGCCATCAGCCTGGGCATCCGTCGCTGGCATCCGTCGCAGCCATCCGTGTTAACATCGCTCCTCTCGTGCGGGAACGCAGCGAGCCGGAACGCCCTCGCTGCTACGCGAGTTGCCTGTTCCAGTCGCCCGCCCCGCGCAGCATGCCCCGGGCCTTCGGTCTCGCGATTTCGCACCCAAGCGCCCTCAACCGCATTACCCATCCACAGACGATGTCCGCAGGCCTGAACCCCGCTCAAAATGAAGCGGTCCGTTATCTTGACGGTCCGTGTCTCGTGCTCGCCGGCGCAGGCAGCGGCAAGACGCGCGTGATCACGCAGAAAATCGCCCACCTGATCGAAGCCAAAGGCTTCGAGCCGCGCCACATCGCCGCCGTCACGTTCACGAACAAGGCCGCGTTGGAAATGCGCGAGCGCGTCGGCAAGCTGCTCGAAGGCAAGACGCTCACCACGCCCGGCAAGGAAGGCCGCAAAGTGCCCGTCAACCAGTTGACGGTCTGCACCTTCCACTCGCTTGGCGTGCAGATTCTGCGGCAGGAAGCGGAACACGTCGGCCTGAAGCCGCAGTTCTCGATCATGGATTCGGACGACTGCTTCGGCATGATCCAGGAGCAGGTCGGCTCGACGGACAAGGGCTTTATCCGCAAGATCCAGTCGATCATCTCGCTGTGGAAGAACGGCATGGTCATGCCCGAGCAGGCGATCGCGATCGCCGCGAACGAGGACGAACATCAGGCCGCGATCGTCTACCGCAATTACGTGGCGACGCTGCATGCGTATCAGGCGGTCGATTTCGACGACCTGATCCGTCTGCCTGCCGAACTCTTCGAGAAGAACGAGCAGGTGCGCGACCGCTGGCAGAACAAGCTGCGCTATCTGCTGATCGACGAGTATCAGGACACCAACGCGTGCCAGTATGAGCTGGTGAAACTGCTGGCCGGTAAGCGCGCGGCGTTCACGGCGGTTGGCGACGACGATCAGGCGATCTACGGCTGGCGGGGCGCGACCCTCGAAAATCTCGGGCAGCTCAGCAAGGATTTTCCGAAGCTGCATCTGATCAAGCTCGAACAGAACTACCGTTCGACGGTGCGCATTCTGACCGCCGCTAACAACGTGATCGCGAACAACCCGAAGCTGTTCGAAAAGAAGCTGTGGTCCGAACACGGCATGGGCGACACGATCACCGTCACCCCTTGCAACGACGAAGAGCACGAGGCCGAGTCCGTCGTGTTCCGCCTGTCCGCGCACAAGTTCGAGCGGCGCGCGAATTTCCGCGACTACGCGATTTTGTATCGCGGCAACTTTCAGGCGCGCATCTTCGAACAGGTGCTGCGTCGTGAACGGATCCCGTACGTGCTGTCCGGCGGCCAGTCGTTCTTCGACAAAGCCGAGATCAAGGATATCTGCGCGTATCTGCGCCTGATTGCCAACGCGAACGACGATCCGGCGTTCATCCGCGCGATCACCACGCCGCGCCGCGGCGTCGGCAATACGACGCTCGAAGCGCTCGGCTCGTTCGCCGGCCAGGCGAAGGTGTCGCTGTTCGAAGCGGTGTACATGGGCGGCATCGAAGCGCGCCTGTCACCGCGTCAGATCGAACCGATGCGCGTGTTCTGCGACTTCATGCAGCGTCTCACCGATCGCGCCGAGAAGGATGCCGCCGGTACGTTGCTCGACGAACTGATGGACGCGATCCACTACGAAGCCTATCTGTACGATGCGTTCGACGAACGTCAGGCGCAGTCCAAGTGGCAGAACGTGCTCGAGTTCATGGAATGGTTGAAGCGCAAAGGCACCAAGGCTGAACCCGCGGGTTCGGAGAAGAGCGAGGCAACCGGCTACGACACTGCCGATGGCCTCGGCGACACCGGTAAGAGTCTGCTTGGCCTGATCCAGACCGTCGCGCTGATGTCGATGCTCGAAGGCCGCGAAGAAGATCCGGATGCCGTGCGGCTCTCGACGGTCCACGCGTCGAAGGGGCTGGAGTATCCGCACGTGTTTCTGGTGGGCGTCGAAGAAGGCATCATGCCGCACCGCGGCGGCCCGGACGACGAGCCGATCGACGACGCGCGGATCGAGGAAGAGCGTCGTCTGATGTACGTCGCGATCACGCGGGCGCAGCGCAGCCTGCATCTGAACTGGTGCAAGAAGCGCAAGCGCGCACGCGAAACCGTAGTGTGCGAGCCGTCACGCTTTATCCCCGAGATGCTGCTCGACGATGCGCCGCCGCCGACCCCCGAAGAAGCGCCGATGTCGCCGAAAGACCGGCTCGCGAGCTTGAAGGCGCTGTTGCAGAAGCCTTGA
- a CDS encoding Cytochrome c5 encodes MSEAPHGAPIKTPGQLIAAIIASFAVPIVIIVLLVIYVDNSTRTGAGTDSLSEAEVSARIKPLAQVDIRDANAPRVYKTGEEVYKAVCSACHAAGTAGAPKFTNTADWAPRIAQGFDTLWHTALTGKGAMPPRGGTSPDDYSDFEIARAVVYMANNSGASFPEPAQPAAGAAAAASGAAAAAPAGASDAGAAQAAAAMAAMASVPQAAAPAAGGAQSADASQAGKALYQQVCQACHAAGVLNAPKFGDKDAWAPRLKDPMDTIYNYALHGKGAMPPKGGSTASDADVKAAVDYMVSAAK; translated from the coding sequence ATGAGCGAAGCACCACACGGAGCCCCAATTAAAACCCCCGGGCAGCTCATTGCCGCGATCATTGCCAGCTTTGCGGTACCGATCGTCATCATCGTTCTGCTAGTGATCTACGTCGATAACTCGACACGCACAGGCGCTGGCACAGACAGTCTTTCCGAAGCCGAGGTCAGCGCGCGTATCAAGCCGCTCGCCCAAGTCGACATTCGCGATGCCAATGCGCCGCGCGTCTACAAGACCGGCGAAGAAGTCTACAAGGCCGTTTGCTCCGCCTGTCACGCGGCGGGTACGGCAGGCGCGCCGAAATTCACCAATACCGCCGACTGGGCGCCGCGCATTGCGCAGGGCTTCGACACGTTGTGGCACACGGCGCTCACCGGCAAGGGCGCGATGCCCCCGCGCGGCGGCACCAGCCCGGACGACTACAGCGACTTTGAAATCGCCCGCGCGGTGGTTTACATGGCGAACAATTCCGGCGCGAGCTTCCCTGAGCCGGCGCAACCGGCAGCGGGTGCGGCAGCCGCCGCCTCGGGCGCTGCTGCCGCCGCGCCGGCGGGTGCTTCGGACGCAGGCGCCGCACAAGCCGCCGCTGCGATGGCAGCCATGGCAAGCGTGCCGCAAGCGGCTGCACCGGCAGCAGGCGGGGCGCAAAGCGCGGACGCCTCGCAAGCCGGCAAGGCGCTGTATCAGCAGGTTTGTCAGGCGTGTCACGCGGCCGGCGTGCTGAACGCACCGAAGTTCGGCGATAAGGACGCGTGGGCACCGCGCCTGAAAGACCCGATGGACACGATCTACAACTACGCACTGCACGGCAAGGGCGCGATGCCGCCCAAAGGCGGCTCGACTGCCTCGGATGCGGACGTGAAGGCCGCCGTCGACTACATGGTCAGCGCGGCGAAGTAA
- a CDS encoding tRNA(fMet)-specific endonuclease VapC → MLKYMLDTNICTFTIKNKPHEVREAFNRYHGQICISTVTLVELIYGAETSASPEKNLAVVEGFAARPDVLGYNHDAAAHSGQLRAELAKNGKPIGPYDQMIAGHARSQGLILITNNLREFDRVPGLRVEDWVQTGR, encoded by the coding sequence ATGCTCAAGTACATGCTCGATACGAACATCTGCACCTTCACAATCAAGAACAAACCCCATGAGGTTCGCGAGGCGTTCAACCGATACCACGGCCAAATCTGCATCAGCACAGTGACCTTGGTGGAATTGATCTATGGCGCTGAGACGTCCGCATCACCGGAGAAAAATTTGGCCGTCGTCGAGGGTTTTGCGGCCCGCCCGGACGTCTTGGGTTACAACCACGACGCTGCCGCGCATAGCGGCCAGCTCAGGGCTGAGCTGGCAAAAAATGGCAAGCCGATTGGCCCCTACGACCAGATGATTGCCGGGCATGCCCGATCCCAAGGCCTGATCTTGATAACGAATAACCTTCGCGAGTTCGACCGGGTCCCCGGTCTACGGGTTGAAGACTGGGTACAAACGGGTCGGTAG
- a CDS encoding antitoxin VapB yields MEQGAIFKSNRSQAVRLPKSVAFPDDVKQVDVVAIGRIRILTPAGESWDSWFDGEGVSPDFMSTRNQSTNPEREAF; encoded by the coding sequence ATGGAACAAGGTGCCATCTTTAAAAGCAACCGCAGCCAAGCGGTACGACTTCCAAAATCCGTGGCGTTCCCGGACGATGTAAAGCAGGTCGATGTGGTGGCCATTGGTCGCATCCGCATACTCACTCCCGCCGGAGAGTCCTGGGATAGCTGGTTTGATGGCGAAGGGGTCAGCCCGGACTTCATGTCCACGCGCAACCAGTCCACCAATCCGGAGCGTGAGGCGTTTTGA
- a CDS encoding cation:H+ antiporter, which produces MTSLLFELAIMLIIILVAAELFTNALEHLGERLKISEGVTGSLFAAVGTALPETLVPLLAIAGGTADSAVNQEIGVGAILGAPLMLSTLSTFLMTLAILGSRGVGGWVMPERTGFTRDLNYFLCAFVLAAAAMYVPHEQMAIRALFSAALVGVYITYVVMTFRASNKLVDAGHGTEAPGKMLLSRLGLPTNLVTIAVQLALAVALLVWGAEGFIHGVRGVSQALGVSPLLLSLLIIPIATELPEKVNSILWIRRGKDTLAFGNITGAMVFQGTLLPAIGILLTPWTPRVEVVTGIVITLAAAAWLRINVRERGVPVWALLVCGVLYVTYLTITLSR; this is translated from the coding sequence ATGACCAGTCTCCTGTTCGAACTCGCCATCATGCTGATCATCATTCTGGTGGCGGCCGAGCTCTTCACCAATGCGCTCGAACATCTCGGCGAGCGCCTGAAGATCTCCGAGGGCGTGACGGGTTCGCTATTCGCGGCAGTCGGTACCGCATTGCCCGAAACCCTCGTCCCGCTGCTCGCGATTGCCGGCGGCACGGCCGATAGTGCGGTCAATCAGGAGATCGGCGTCGGTGCGATTCTCGGCGCGCCGCTGATGCTCTCCACCTTGTCGACCTTCCTGATGACGCTCGCGATTCTTGGCTCGCGCGGCGTTGGTGGCTGGGTCATGCCGGAGCGCACGGGTTTCACGCGCGATCTGAACTACTTCCTGTGCGCCTTCGTGCTGGCGGCCGCGGCGATGTACGTGCCGCACGAACAGATGGCCATAAGGGCGCTGTTCAGTGCGGCGCTGGTCGGCGTGTACATCACCTATGTGGTGATGACGTTCCGCGCCTCGAACAAACTGGTCGATGCCGGTCACGGCACCGAAGCGCCGGGCAAGATGCTGCTGTCGCGTCTGGGCTTGCCGACGAATCTCGTGACCATCGCGGTGCAACTGGCGCTGGCGGTTGCGCTGCTGGTGTGGGGCGCGGAAGGCTTCATCCACGGTGTGCGGGGCGTGTCGCAGGCGCTCGGCGTCTCGCCGCTGCTGTTGTCGCTGCTGATCATTCCGATCGCCACCGAGTTGCCGGAGAAGGTCAACAGCATCCTGTGGATTCGCCGTGGCAAGGACACGCTGGCGTTCGGCAACATCACGGGCGCGATGGTGTTTCAGGGCACCTTGCTGCCCGCAATCGGGATTCTGCTGACGCCGTGGACGCCACGCGTCGAAGTGGTGACCGGTATCGTGATCACGCTGGCCGCCGCCGCGTGGCTGCGGATCAACGTGCGCGAGCGCGGTGTGCCGGTGTGGGCGTTGCTGGTGTGCGGCGTGCTATACGTCACGTATCTGACGATCACGCTGAGTCGCTAA